In a single window of the Populus alba chromosome 16, ASM523922v2, whole genome shotgun sequence genome:
- the LOC118030939 gene encoding uncharacterized protein, with protein MAIVSLPTLLNGTRLFVSNSPPKLTPQARNSYSPTTNHKNIRTRICACAAKCHPQFLHQPLIETSFSSRHRGLLPLVSSNAKTSSGSGEEDNRAVETVLKLYTSIKNKNIRELSDIIGDECRCVCNFFSFFQPFQGKQQVLDFFKILIKFLGNNFEFVVQPTFHDGLNVGVAWRLNWSKTHVPLGKGFSFYILQVYQGRIIIRNVEMFMEPLLHIEPFRLKMMGFAMSIVEKMSSCKLSRDKVKKAVLVLVLLAVILIFLMPGMY; from the exons ATGGCCATTGTCTCTCTCCCCACCTTGTTAAATGGAACTAGACTATTCGTCTCAAATTCACCTCCAAAACTCACCCCACAAGCAAGGAATTCCTACAGTCCTACTactaatcataaaaatatacgTACAAGAATTTGTGCTTGTGCTGCGAAATGTCATCCACAATTCTTGCACCAACCTTTGATTGAAACTAGCTTCTCTTCAAGGCATAGAGGCTTATTGCCACTAGTGTCATCCAATGCTAAGACATCATCAGGATCGGGAGAGGAAGATAACCGAGCTGTAGAAACAGTTCTCAAGCTTTACACGtcaatcaagaacaaaaatatcAGGGAATTGTCTGATATAATTGGTGATGAATGCCGATGTGTTTGcaatttcttctccttcttccaaCCCTTCCAAGGGAAACAG CAAGTGttggattttttcaaaattctgatCAAATTCTTGGGAAACAATTTCGAATTTGTCGTGCAACCTACCTTCCATGATGGACTGAATGTTGGCGTAGCTTGGAGACTAA aCTGGAGCAAGACACATGTGCCTCTCGGAAAGGGTTTCAGCTTCTACATTCTCCAAGTATACCAAGGGAGGATCATCATAAG GAATGTGGAGATGTTCATGGAACCACTTCTGCATATTGAGCCTTTTAGACTG AAAATGATGGGATTCGCCATGAGCATTGTGGAGAAGATGAGCTCCTGTAAATTGTCCAGAGACAAGGTGAAGAAAGCTGTGCTTGTTCTGGTTTTGCTTGCTGTCATCTTGATCTTCTTAATGCCAGGGATGTATTAG
- the LOC118030938 gene encoding hydroxyproline O-galactosyltransferase GALT2, producing MKRLKNEPSSTRRCKLSHLLLVIGAVYLMFLAFKFRHFLEIAAMVSGDDSYVGLDSFSMVKDVEDSDLSKSFFSSVYKDTFHRKLEDNRNQNAPMMPSKEPLEEEKRGGTKTIKPIQYPYGRITGEFMRRRNATRNFSPFERMADEAWLLGLKAWKEVENYDGNEIGQSSLYEGKIESCPLWVSMSGEELAGGEKLMLLPCGLAAGSSITIVGTPHHAHQEYVPQLTRLRNGDGTVMISQFMIELQGLKSVEGEDPPKILHLNPRLRGDWSRHPVIEHNTCYRMQWGTAQRCDGLPSRKDEDMLVDEHLRCEKWMRDDNVDSKVSKTTSWFKRFIGREQKPEVTWPFPFVEGKLFVLTLRAGVDGYHISVGGRHVTSFPYRPGFTLEDATGLAIKGDMDVHSIFATSLPRSHPSFSPQRVLEMSEKWKAHPLPKRPIQVFIGILSATNHFAERMAVRKTWMQSSAIKSSNVVARFFVALNPRKEVNAVLKKEAAYFGDIVILPFMDRYELVVLKTIAICEFGVQNVSAAYIMKCDDDTFVRVDTVLKEIDRTSPSKSLYMGNLNLLHRPLRNGKWAVTFEEWPEAVYPPYANGPGYVISTDIAKFVIAQHGKQSLRLFKMEDVSMGMWVEQFNSSTPVQYSHNWKFCQYGCMENYYSAHYQSPRQMICLWDKLARGRAQCCNFR from the exons ATGAAGAGGTTAAAGAATGAACCTTCTAGTACTAGGAGGTGCAAGCTGTCGCATTTGTTGTTGGTTATAGGAGCAGTGTACTTGATGTTTTTAGCATTCAAGTTTCGACATTTTTTAGAGATTGCAGCAATGGTGAGTGGGGATGATAGTTATGTTGGATTGGATTCGTTTTCCATGGTAAAAGATGTTGAAGATTCTGATTTAAGCAAATCGTTTTTTAGTTCGGTTTATAAGGATACGTTCCACCGGAAATTAGAAGATAATCGAAACCAAAACGCACCGATGATGCCCAGTAAGGAACCTTTGGAAGAGGAGAAAAGAGGGGGGACTAAAACTATAAAACCAATTCAGTATCCTTATGGTCGAATAACAGGAGAATTTATGAGGCGAAGGAATGCAACTAGGaatttttcaccatttgagaGAATGGCAGATGAGGCTTGGCTGCTTGGATTAAAGGCATGGAAAGAAGTGGAAAATTATGATGGGAATGAGATTGGACAGAGTTCTTTATACGAGGGGAAGATTGAGTCATGTCCTTTGTGGGTATCCATGAGTGGCGAGGAGTTGGCTGGAGGGGAAAAGTTGATGCTTCTTCCATGTGGTTTAGCAGCAGGGTCATCTATAACCATTGTGGGAACACCCCATCATGCACACCAGGAATATGTACCCCAGCTTACAAGGTTGAGGAATGGTGATGGCACTGTTATGATTTCACAGTTCATGATTGAGTTGCAGGGGTTGAAGTCAGTGGAGGGGGAGGATCCACCGAAGATTCTACATTTAAATCCTCGATTGAGGGGAGATTGGAGTCGGCATCCTGTCATTGAGCATAATACCTGCTATAGGATGCAATGGGGGACAGCTCAAAGGTGTGATGGTTTGCCATCCAGGAAAGATGAGGACATGCTGG TTGATGAACATTTGAGATGTGAGAAATGGATGCGGGATGATAATGTAGACTCAAAAGTATCCAAGACAACCTCGTGGTTTAAGAGATTTATAGGGCGTGAACAGAAACCTGAAGTGACCTGGCCATTTCCTTTCGTGGAGGGAAAATTGTTTGTCCTGACCTTGCGTGCTGGTGTTGATGGATACCATATTAGTGTTGGGGGGCGGCATGTGACCTCATTTCCATATCGTCCG GGATTTACCCTTGAAGATGCAACGGGATTAGCAATCAAAGGAGACATGGAtgttcattcaatttttgccacTTCTCTACCCAGATCACATCCAAGCTTCTCTCCTCAAAGAGTATTGGAAATGTCAGAAAAGTGGAAAGCTCATCCTTTACCAAAGAGGCCAATTCAAGTTTTTATTGGGATTCTATCAGCTACAAATCACTTTGCAGAACGCATGGCAGTTAGAAAAACTTGGATGCAATCATCAGCAATCAAGTCATCAAATGTAGTTGCTCGTTTTTTTGTTGCATTG AATCCAAGGAAGGAGGTGAATGCAGTGCTAAAAAAAGAGGCAGCATACTTTGGTGATATTGTGATTTTGCCGTTTATGGATCGATATGAGCTTGTGGTTCTTAAAACTATTGCTATTTGTGAGTTTGGG GTTCAGAATGTTTCTGCTGCGTACATTATGAAATGTGATGATGATACATTTGTTAGGGTTGAcactgtcttgaaagaaattgacCGCACCTCTCCATCCAAGTCACTTTATATGGGCAATCTCAATCTATTACATCGTCCTCTAAGAAATGGCAAATGGGCAGTTACTTTTGAG GAATGGCCTGAAGCAGTATACCCTCCTTACGCTAATGGACCTGGATATGTAATTTCTACTGATATTGCTAAATTTGTCATCGCTCAACATGGCAAACAAAGCCTCAGG CTCTTCAAGATGGAAGATGTTAGTATGGGAATGTGGGTTGAACAATTCAACAGCTCCACCCCTGTCCAGTACTCCCACAACTGGAAATTCTGTCAATATGGATGCATGGAGAACTATTATTCTGCACATTACCAATCCCCAAGGCAGATGATCTGTCTATGGGACAAGTTGGCGAGAGGTCGGGCTCAATGTTGCAACTTCAGATGA